In a single window of the Bacillus mycoides genome:
- a CDS encoding DUF2268 domain-containing protein has protein sequence MGVVETAEWLHLYYGRPEKLCEKFTKYIPLPKERLYRFLISKGMYRPVMRGEQEIKELEKKEIWKELSMEYEKLKGWLKGPDVPIFILLSDSYNRTVQEEYNGKAGLSMRHVIFLFVCGRNSVEELKALLTHEYHHICRLHQIETKETEYTLLDTMIMEGLAEQAVYERYTEKRSAPWTTYISKEDAIYYWRNSIQERIGVKRGTREHDVLLNGLHSYPKMLGYALGFHIVKDCVAFEGENTLSLLSIDAKEILNKANTFHVS, from the coding sequence TTGGGGGTTGTTGAAACGGCAGAATGGTTACATCTGTATTATGGACGTCCAGAGAAGCTTTGTGAGAAATTTACAAAGTATATTCCATTGCCAAAAGAGAGGCTGTATCGCTTTTTAATCTCTAAAGGTATGTATCGCCCAGTAATGCGGGGGGAGCAGGAAATTAAAGAGTTAGAGAAGAAAGAAATTTGGAAAGAACTTAGCATGGAGTATGAAAAATTGAAAGGTTGGCTAAAAGGTCCAGATGTCCCTATCTTTATTTTATTATCAGATTCATACAATCGAACTGTACAAGAGGAATATAACGGGAAGGCTGGCTTATCTATGCGTCACGTTATTTTCTTATTCGTATGTGGACGTAATTCAGTAGAGGAACTAAAAGCTTTATTAACGCATGAATACCATCATATATGTAGGTTACATCAAATTGAGACGAAAGAAACAGAGTATACATTACTTGATACGATGATTATGGAAGGGTTAGCTGAGCAAGCTGTGTATGAAAGGTATACAGAAAAAAGAAGCGCACCGTGGACTACTTACATTTCAAAAGAAGATGCTATTTATTATTGGAGGAATTCAATACAAGAACGAATAGGCGTAAAGAGAGGTACGAGGGAGCACGATGTTTTATTAAATGGACTGCACTCGTATCCGAAAATGCTTGGCTATGCACTTGGATTTCATATTGTGAAAGATTGTGTAGCATTTGAAGGAGAAAATACACTTTCTTTATTATCTATAGATGCGAAAGAAATATTGAATAAAGCAAATACATTTCATGTTTCATGA
- the fabF gene encoding beta-ketoacyl-ACP synthase II gives MEKKRVVITGLGAVTPIGTDVETAWENIKNGVSGIGRLTRIDSEQIPAKVAAEINDFEVEKYIDKKEARRMDRFTQYAVAAAKMAVADAKLEITEENAPRIGVWVGSGIGGMETYEEQFKIFTEKGPRRVSPFFVPMMIPDMAAGQVSIATGAKGINTCSVTACASGANSIGDAFKVIQRGDADAMITGGAEAPLTSMAFAGFSSAKALTFNEDPATACRPFDKNRSGFVMGEGSGILILEELEHALARGAHIYAEIAGYGATGDAFHITMPAPGGEGGVRAMRQALADAGLEPKDIDYINAHGTSTDANEKYETMAIKETFGEHAYKVAISSTKSMTGHLLGAAGAVEAIFSIKSITDGVIPPTINYETPDPECDLDYVPNTARHQEVRAVLSNSLGFGGHNAVLVFKAYK, from the coding sequence ATGGAAAAAAAGAGGGTCGTAATTACAGGGCTAGGAGCTGTTACACCGATCGGAACAGATGTTGAAACAGCTTGGGAAAACATTAAAAACGGTGTATCCGGAATCGGACGACTTACAAGAATAGATTCAGAACAAATTCCTGCAAAAGTAGCAGCAGAAATTAACGACTTTGAAGTCGAAAAATATATAGATAAAAAAGAAGCGCGCCGTATGGACCGCTTTACGCAATATGCAGTAGCAGCAGCGAAAATGGCAGTTGCGGATGCGAAGCTTGAAATTACAGAAGAAAATGCACCACGCATTGGTGTATGGGTTGGTTCTGGTATTGGTGGTATGGAAACATACGAAGAACAATTTAAGATTTTTACTGAAAAAGGTCCGCGCCGCGTGAGCCCATTCTTCGTACCAATGATGATTCCAGATATGGCAGCAGGTCAAGTGTCAATCGCTACAGGAGCGAAAGGAATTAATACTTGCTCTGTAACAGCTTGTGCATCTGGAGCAAACTCAATTGGTGATGCGTTTAAAGTAATCCAGCGCGGTGATGCTGATGCGATGATAACAGGCGGAGCAGAAGCGCCATTAACAAGTATGGCATTCGCTGGGTTTAGCTCAGCGAAAGCATTAACATTCAATGAAGATCCAGCAACGGCTTGCCGCCCATTCGATAAAAATCGTAGCGGTTTCGTAATGGGTGAAGGATCAGGAATTCTTATTCTTGAAGAATTAGAGCACGCATTAGCACGTGGTGCTCACATTTATGCGGAAATTGCTGGTTACGGTGCAACTGGTGATGCGTTCCATATTACAATGCCTGCTCCTGGCGGTGAAGGCGGAGTTCGTGCGATGCGTCAAGCTTTAGCTGATGCAGGTCTAGAGCCAAAAGATATTGATTACATTAATGCACATGGTACAAGTACAGATGCAAATGAAAAGTATGAAACGATGGCAATTAAAGAAACTTTCGGTGAGCATGCATATAAAGTAGCGATTAGCTCAACGAAATCAATGACAGGTCATTTATTAGGAGCAGCTGGTGCTGTTGAAGCGATCTTCTCTATTAAATCAATTACAGACGGAGTAATTCCTCCGACGATTAACTATGAAACACCAGATCCAGAATGTGATTTAGATTACGTACCAAATACAGCGAGGCATCAAGAAGTGCGAGCTGTATTAAGTAATTCATTAGGATTCGGTGGTCATAACGCAGTATTAGTATTTAAAGCATATAAATAA
- the fabH gene encoding beta-ketoacyl-ACP synthase III: MNVGILGIGRYVPEKVVTNHDLEKIVDTSDEWIRTRTGIAERRIADDTIDTSYMAVEASKKALEDAGISGEDIDLILVATVTPDRAFPAVACVIQEAIGAKHAAAMDLSAACAGFMYGMITAQQFIQTGTYKNVLVVGSDKLSKIVDWNDRNTAVLFGDGAGAIVMGAVSEGKGVLSFELGADGSGGKHLYQDEYVMMNGREVFKFAVRQLGDSCLRVLEKAGLTKEDVDFLVPHQANIRIMESARERLNLPKEKMSMTIEKFGNTSASSIPIAMVEELQNGRIQDGDLIILVGFGGGLTWGAVALRWGK; encoded by the coding sequence GTGAACGTGGGCATTTTAGGGATCGGAAGATATGTGCCAGAAAAAGTAGTCACAAATCACGATTTAGAGAAAATCGTAGATACATCTGATGAATGGATTCGTACGAGAACGGGAATTGCAGAAAGACGCATTGCCGATGATACAATAGATACTTCATATATGGCGGTAGAGGCTTCTAAAAAAGCACTTGAAGATGCCGGGATTAGCGGAGAGGATATCGATCTTATTTTAGTGGCAACAGTAACGCCAGATCGCGCATTCCCAGCAGTAGCTTGTGTAATCCAAGAAGCAATTGGCGCAAAACACGCAGCAGCAATGGATTTAAGTGCAGCATGTGCTGGCTTTATGTACGGAATGATTACAGCGCAGCAATTTATTCAAACGGGAACTTATAAAAATGTATTAGTAGTTGGTAGTGACAAACTATCTAAAATTGTAGACTGGAACGATCGAAATACAGCAGTACTATTTGGGGACGGAGCAGGTGCTATCGTAATGGGAGCTGTTTCGGAAGGAAAAGGTGTACTTTCTTTTGAATTAGGAGCGGACGGAAGTGGCGGTAAGCATCTTTATCAAGACGAGTATGTTATGATGAACGGCAGAGAAGTCTTTAAATTTGCTGTTCGCCAACTTGGTGATTCCTGTCTTCGCGTGTTAGAAAAAGCGGGACTTACGAAAGAGGATGTGGACTTCTTAGTACCACATCAAGCGAATATTCGTATTATGGAATCTGCAAGAGAAAGATTAAATTTACCGAAAGAAAAAATGAGTATGACAATTGAAAAGTTCGGTAATACATCGGCTTCTTCAATTCCAATTGCAATGGTAGAGGAATTGCAAAATGGACGTATTCAAGATGGTGATTTAATTATACTAGTCGGTTTTGGCGGCGGGTTAACATGGGGAGCAGTAGCTCTTCGTTGGGGTAAATAA
- a CDS encoding ComZ family protein: protein MNEKSMQFLQIAMKHLPEAKAILDSNGIALDMEKAQPVLELLMKVMGEAYELGKADKE from the coding sequence ATGAACGAAAAAAGTATGCAATTTTTACAAATCGCAATGAAGCATTTACCAGAAGCAAAGGCAATTTTAGATTCTAATGGAATTGCACTTGATATGGAGAAAGCACAGCCGGTGTTAGAGCTATTGATGAAAGTAATGGGCGAAGCATATGAGCTTGGGAAAGCAGATAAAGAATAA
- a CDS encoding NAD-dependent epimerase/dehydratase family protein, with amino-acid sequence MFQGERVGGMKRVLIIGALTFVGYHLVNKMIAEEVEVYGLDFDEFDSMTKINEEKLLLIGRNALFTYYSIRDEDGWRSVEEESFDTVYFCLYEPNQQSGFRNERVILQYLKRIVRMCEKNKVKLNLISSIEIGSTEESENKHLFSKVEEGLKKGELQYSAYRVPTLYGPWQPSFMMYHQLILSELDEKECRCINGEKGSDLLYVEDVCEYLWENGMNVKHLGIYNLLSGKEELWEKGMSLLHADDKVNNKNVEVRDEAVEVISIQKNTPVEFGLNKQLAHMKKYKELYEG; translated from the coding sequence TTGTTTCAAGGGGAAAGGGTTGGTGGTATGAAACGCGTGCTGATTATAGGTGCACTTACGTTTGTAGGTTATCACCTTGTGAATAAAATGATTGCAGAAGAAGTAGAAGTATATGGTCTTGATTTTGATGAATTTGATAGTATGACAAAAATTAATGAAGAGAAATTATTGTTGATTGGGCGGAATGCGTTATTTACGTACTATTCTATAAGGGATGAAGATGGATGGCGATCGGTAGAGGAAGAGAGTTTCGATACAGTTTATTTTTGCTTGTATGAGCCGAATCAGCAAAGTGGATTTCGGAATGAAAGGGTCATATTACAATATTTAAAACGAATCGTAAGGATGTGTGAAAAAAATAAAGTAAAGTTAAATCTAATTTCTTCTATTGAAATAGGAAGCACTGAAGAATCCGAAAACAAACATCTATTTTCGAAAGTGGAAGAAGGGTTGAAAAAAGGCGAATTACAATATAGTGCATATCGAGTTCCTACATTATATGGGCCGTGGCAACCGTCGTTTATGATGTATCATCAGCTTATTTTATCAGAACTTGATGAAAAAGAGTGCCGTTGTATAAATGGAGAAAAAGGAAGTGATTTACTTTACGTTGAAGATGTATGTGAATATTTATGGGAAAATGGAATGAATGTAAAACACCTCGGTATATATAATTTACTTAGTGGAAAAGAAGAGTTATGGGAAAAAGGTATGAGTCTTTTACATGCAGATGATAAAGTAAATAACAAAAATGTGGAAGTAAGGGATGAAGCTGTAGAGGTTATTTCTATTCAAAAAAATACACCAGTAGAATTCGGTTTAAATAAACAATTGGCACATATGAAAAAATATAAAGAGTTATACGAAGGGTAG
- a CDS encoding hydrolase — protein MSITERFFYLEKEPCVIYLPEKPNGFSVMLLGDYNYFIENGTSLWTQHAGRAYFLQGLIEKGYTVFSSNLYGRHWGNDRAVRLAKRLYDVVLRKETLNAKMHIMADGMGALVALEMMNKYPECIRSVVMLNPCLDLPEYVDFEKEHKFFYKRLVKELSLAYDSKEEELESKINKKSFALLPSCVPVKVFVSTQEKRGRKQLLRKYEKMRQFNQCDTSVLFHLQDVKYKMVRQTTDFFKKYEEEL, from the coding sequence ATGAGTATTACGGAACGTTTTTTTTACTTAGAAAAAGAACCATGTGTAATTTATTTACCAGAAAAGCCAAATGGATTTTCTGTTATGCTCCTAGGAGATTATAACTATTTTATTGAGAATGGTACAAGTTTATGGACACAGCATGCAGGGAGAGCTTATTTTTTACAGGGCCTTATTGAAAAAGGATATACGGTCTTTTCATCTAACTTATACGGAAGGCATTGGGGAAACGATCGAGCTGTTCGTCTTGCAAAACGTTTGTATGATGTCGTTCTAAGAAAAGAGACGTTGAATGCGAAAATGCACATTATGGCAGATGGTATGGGAGCGCTTGTAGCACTGGAGATGATGAACAAATACCCTGAATGTATACGTTCTGTCGTTATGTTAAATCCGTGTTTAGATTTACCAGAATATGTGGATTTTGAGAAAGAGCATAAGTTTTTTTACAAAAGATTAGTGAAGGAATTAAGTTTGGCGTATGATTCCAAAGAAGAAGAATTAGAATCAAAAATAAATAAGAAATCATTTGCGCTTCTGCCGTCTTGTGTACCTGTTAAAGTTTTTGTCTCAACACAGGAAAAAAGAGGAAGAAAACAATTGTTACGTAAATACGAGAAAATGAGGCAATTCAATCAATGCGATACTTCTGTTTTATTCCATCTGCAAGATGTGAAATATAAAATGGTTAGACAAACGACTGATTTCTTTAAAAAATATGAAGAAGAATTGTGA
- a CDS encoding YjzD family protein encodes MRFIWALIWSFALVHMMSYVIGSMTGGTYDFNQASIFSVVLAVLVLAIAAAIPNEPVEQH; translated from the coding sequence ATGCGTTTCATTTGGGCATTAATTTGGTCGTTCGCACTTGTACATATGATGAGCTATGTAATCGGCTCTATGACTGGCGGTACATACGATTTTAACCAAGCGTCTATTTTCTCAGTTGTTCTTGCGGTATTAGTATTGGCGATTGCAGCTGCGATTCCAAACGAGCCAGTAGAACAACACTAA
- the clpB gene encoding ATP-dependent chaperone ClpB, translating into MDLNQMTTKTQEAIMSAQSLAVSHHHQEVDTVHLLLTLLEQQDGLTVRIFQKMNVDIEALKQGVESLIKKKPSVTGSGAEAGKLYVTGALQQLLVRAGKEAEKLRDDYISIEHVLLAFSEEKGDINQLFAKFYITKDNLLQSLMTVRGNQRVTSQNPEATYEALEKYGRDLVAEVRAGKIDPVIGRDSEIRRVIRILSRKTKNNPVLIGEPGVGKTAIVEGLAQRIVKKDVPEGLKDRTIFALDMSALVAGAKFRGEFEERLQAVLNEIKKSEGRILLFIDELHTIVGAGKTEGAMDAGNMLKPMLARGELHCIGATTLDEYRKYIEKDPALERRFQQVLAEEPTVEDTISILRGLKERFEIYHGVNIHDRAIVAASVLSDRYISDRFLPDKAIDLVDEACATIRTEIDSMPTELDEVTRRIMQLEIEEAALGKEKDLGSQERLKTLQRELSDLKEVASSMRAKWEKEKEDIHKVRDLREHLERLRRELEEAEGNYDLNKAAELRHGKIPAIEKELKEAEEMGAHNKQENRLLREEVSEEEIADIVSRWTGIPVAKLVEGEREKLLRLEQILSERVIGQEEAVSLVSDAVLRARAGIKDPNRPIGSFIFLGPTGVGKTELAKTLAQTLFDSEEQMIRIDMSEYMEKHAVSRLIGAPPGYVGYEEGGQLTEAVRRKPYSVILLDEIEKAHPEVFNILLQMLDDGRITDSQGRTVDFKNTVIIMTSNIGSAHLLEGLEEDGSIKEESRELVMGQLRGHFRPEFLNRVDEIILFKPLTRNEIKGIVDKIVQELQGRLADRHISLELTESAKEFVVEAGFDPLYGARPLKRYVQRQVETKLARELIAGVITDNSHVVVDVENNELVVRVK; encoded by the coding sequence ATGGACTTAAATCAAATGACAACGAAAACACAGGAAGCGATTATGAGTGCTCAATCTTTAGCGGTATCTCATCATCATCAAGAAGTAGATACTGTTCATCTATTGCTTACGTTATTAGAGCAGCAAGACGGATTAACAGTACGTATTTTTCAAAAAATGAATGTCGATATAGAAGCGTTAAAGCAAGGTGTAGAAAGTTTAATTAAGAAAAAGCCTTCTGTAACTGGAAGCGGGGCAGAGGCAGGGAAATTATATGTAACAGGTGCTTTGCAACAACTGCTTGTAAGAGCAGGAAAAGAAGCGGAGAAATTGCGAGATGACTACATTTCAATCGAACATGTATTACTTGCTTTTTCTGAAGAAAAAGGCGATATAAATCAATTATTCGCAAAATTTTATATTACGAAAGATAACTTATTACAGTCTTTAATGACAGTTCGGGGGAATCAAAGAGTGACTAGTCAAAATCCAGAAGCAACTTATGAAGCGTTAGAAAAATATGGCCGTGATTTAGTGGCTGAAGTAAGAGCGGGGAAAATTGATCCTGTAATTGGCAGAGATAGTGAAATTCGCCGCGTGATCCGCATTCTTTCACGCAAAACGAAAAATAACCCCGTTTTAATCGGAGAGCCAGGTGTTGGTAAAACAGCAATCGTTGAAGGGTTAGCGCAGCGTATTGTGAAAAAAGATGTCCCAGAAGGATTAAAAGATAGAACAATTTTCGCTTTAGATATGAGTGCACTTGTGGCCGGAGCAAAATTCCGCGGTGAGTTTGAAGAACGTCTGCAAGCTGTATTAAATGAAATTAAAAAGAGTGAAGGTCGCATTTTATTATTCATTGATGAACTTCATACAATCGTCGGCGCTGGTAAAACAGAAGGAGCGATGGATGCGGGAAATATGTTAAAACCAATGCTAGCGCGTGGTGAACTGCATTGTATCGGGGCAACGACATTAGATGAATACCGTAAATATATTGAGAAAGATCCAGCGTTAGAAAGACGTTTCCAACAAGTGTTAGCAGAAGAGCCAACTGTTGAGGATACAATTTCCATTTTACGTGGTTTAAAAGAGCGTTTTGAAATTTATCACGGTGTAAATATTCATGATCGCGCGATTGTAGCGGCATCTGTTTTATCAGATCGATATATTTCGGATCGTTTCTTGCCCGATAAAGCAATTGATCTTGTTGATGAAGCTTGTGCAACAATTCGAACAGAAATTGATTCTATGCCAACAGAACTAGATGAAGTAACGCGCCGCATTATGCAGCTGGAAATTGAAGAAGCTGCTCTTGGGAAAGAAAAGGACTTAGGTAGTCAAGAGCGCCTAAAAACATTGCAACGTGAATTATCGGATTTAAAAGAAGTTGCAAGTAGTATGAGAGCGAAATGGGAGAAAGAAAAAGAAGACATTCATAAAGTGCGTGACTTACGTGAACATTTAGAGCGCTTGCGCCGTGAGTTAGAAGAAGCAGAAGGAAATTACGATTTAAATAAAGCAGCTGAGCTTCGCCACGGGAAAATTCCAGCTATCGAAAAAGAGTTAAAAGAAGCGGAAGAGATGGGTGCACATAATAAACAAGAGAATCGTTTATTACGCGAGGAAGTAAGTGAAGAAGAAATTGCAGACATTGTTTCAAGGTGGACTGGTATTCCTGTCGCAAAACTCGTTGAAGGTGAACGTGAGAAATTATTACGTCTTGAACAAATTTTATCAGAGCGTGTTATCGGTCAAGAGGAAGCGGTAAGCCTTGTATCAGACGCAGTACTTCGTGCTCGCGCTGGTATTAAAGATCCGAATCGTCCAATTGGTTCATTTATTTTCTTAGGCCCTACAGGTGTTGGTAAAACTGAGCTTGCAAAAACGTTAGCGCAAACATTATTTGACAGTGAAGAGCAAATGATTCGTATCGATATGTCTGAGTATATGGAGAAACACGCGGTGTCACGCTTAATTGGAGCGCCTCCTGGATATGTTGGATATGAAGAAGGTGGTCAATTAACAGAAGCAGTAAGACGTAAACCGTATTCTGTTATTTTGTTAGATGAAATCGAAAAAGCACATCCAGAAGTATTCAACATTTTATTACAAATGTTAGACGATGGCCGCATTACAGATTCACAAGGACGTACAGTAGACTTTAAAAATACGGTTATTATTATGACTTCAAATATTGGATCTGCTCACTTATTAGAAGGGCTAGAAGAAGATGGTTCTATTAAAGAAGAGTCAAGAGAACTTGTAATGGGACAATTAAGAGGACATTTCCGACCAGAATTCTTAAACCGTGTCGATGAAATTATTTTATTCAAACCTCTTACAAGGAATGAAATTAAAGGTATTGTTGATAAGATTGTACAAGAATTACAAGGGCGTTTAGCAGATCGCCACATATCATTAGAATTGACGGAATCTGCAAAAGAATTTGTTGTAGAAGCTGGATTCGATCCGCTGTACGGAGCTCGTCCGTTAAAACGATACGTACAGCGTCAAGTTGAGACGAAATTAGCGAGAGAATTAATTGCAGGAGTGATTACTGACAATAGTCACGTAGTGGTTGATGTAGAAAATAACGAATTAGTCGTGCGCGTGAAGTAA
- a CDS encoding YjzC family protein yields the protein MGQNRRFRSGQKAPNDGIYVEIGETGSMVKNPQMVQLTAGEKFPDNTNHNRQWTYKRKP from the coding sequence ATGGGACAAAATCGCAGGTTTCGTTCAGGGCAAAAGGCGCCAAATGATGGCATTTACGTAGAAATTGGTGAAACGGGAAGTATGGTGAAAAATCCGCAAATGGTACAATTAACTGCCGGTGAAAAGTTTCCAGATAACACGAATCATAACCGTCAGTGGACATATAAAAGAAAACCGTAA